The region TTCCACCCCATTCGTCCGCCGGATACACTTTTGCTGCCTGGGTCCGTGTCGACAGATTCGATCCCCATTCGCACACCACACTCTTTGGAGTATTCGACTCTACGCAGACCTGCTTTTTGCTGGCTTACCTCGAGAGGGACACCAAAAACTTCATTCTGCAAACATCTGTTACCTCGTCCCGTCCCAGTGTTCGGTTCAAGACAGTTTCTTTCAAGGAGAAGCGGTGGTATCACATCGCCATCGTGCACCGCCGGCCCAAGGCACTCGCTGCAAGCAAGGCCAGCCTCTATGTCAACGGGGAATTTGCAGAGCAGATACGGTCGGCATATCCAAATCCAcctcccatctccaacacGAGCACTGAGAGCTTCGCTTCGTTTGCGTCAAGCAGTCACAAAACAAATCCAGTACAGGCATTCCTGGGCACACCCCGTGATCTTGCGACCCAGGTTGGCCCTGGTCTTGTGCATTCGAAATGGTCCCTTGCCTCTGCTCAAATGTTTGAGGATGTCCTGAGCGATGATTTTCTTGCGGTGCATTACCGGCTTGGACCACGGTATCAGGGTAACTTTCAAGACTGCCTTGGAGGGTTTCAGACGTATGAGGCCTCGGCCGCTCTTGGACTCCGTAACGAGCTGTTCCATCCCGGCAAGGATGAGAACTCGGATATCCTCAGAGCTATCAGAGATAAGGCTAGCTCCATTGTTCCCGAACAGAAAGTATTGCTCAGCATTCTCCCTAGGGCGGTGTTCCGTACGGATGGCAAGTTCATGGACTCGTCGCTCTTTCGTTCACTGTCGAGGAACTCGGCTGGCAGTTTGTTCCATACTACCACTAAGACGGGAGTCTCTGTTGCGATCAACGCTGCTGTTCCGTGTATCAATGATGCGCTAATCAGAATGAACGGAGTATCGCTTCTCGTTGGCGACCCAGTCTTGACCACGCCGTATTACTTTGATGACAATTTCTGGCGACTTGGTGGCTTCACACCTGTGGTGCTGAAGCTGGTTGAGCGCGCCACAACCCCTCAGGATCTCCTCCGGTCTGTCGAGATGACCTTTCATTGTATCGAAAAGAGCTGGCGAAACAGTGAGGCCATGGAGAGGGACAATGGATATGCTATCTTGAGCATGCTTCTCCGGGCCAAGCTCGGATACGGAATTCCGGCTTCAGACAGCGTCTCACAGTCGTGGCGGCTTGCCGTCACGAACGAGGCAAGAGACAGGCTCAGCTTCCAGCTCTTGAGCTTGGTCCTCAGCTTCGTGGGTTACAAACATGCGGACCCCATCGAATCATTTGTCGTGAACCCTCTCGCTTATCGTATTCTCCTCATCGACCCCGATACCTGGCGCAAAGCGGCCCCGATCACCCAAGAACTCTATTACAAGCAGTTTGTGACCTTTGCCGTGAAAAGCAAGCACCACCAATTCAACAGCAAGCGGCTGCTCAGAATGCGTACGTCAGAGTTTGCTTGAGGCTCATCAGTATTTCATATACTCACTACTCATTCTATAGGCATCATCAAGAGGCTGCTGGATGCTCTCAAGGCCGAGACCATCTCGGAAGACATCCTGCCTCATTTCATGGCCTCGTTTGAGAGTCTGGTCAAATGCAATTTTAATGCAGAGGTTCACCGTTCTCTTGCCCTTTTCATCACCTACGCCTTCCATACCCCTGCTGGCTCCCTGCCCCGTACTCCCAAACCTATATCCAGAGCAGGGACGCCTTCCCTGAGCAACTTGAGAAGACCAGTCCCGGTTGAGACGGGACCGTCCTCCTCGAACGGCCCCTCAAGATTACTTACAAAGAAACAATTAGGCATCAAGTTCCTAGAGATGTACACACGGTTTCTCTGCGAGAAAACCAACCCGGCTGACATCCGCAAGTTCGCCAAGACAGTAACAAATAAGGTGATATTCGGTGTCGACCCAGAGAGATTCCCGAGGCCATATGTAGTACTGACGCCCTTGCAGTGGCTCCTCTACCTGCTTGCGGAGGACGATCCAGAAATCGTCGTCCACGGATGCAAGATTCTCGCCCGCCTCATAGTGTCGCAGCCGACAACGTACACAACCAAATTCTCTACTAGGTCTGGAGGGTTTCACATCATGGCTCACCGCTTGAAGCAGTGGTGGGACATTGCTACTCTCTGGCCGATCCTTTTCAGTATCCTGTTTGGGTACGACGTTGCGAATATCAACTTTGACAAGTCGTTTGACTTTTTCAGTCTCTTGGAGATATTTGGGAATCGACATGTGGTTTTCCCCGATGTGCTGCCGGTTATCATCTCGATGCTGCAGCACGGGCTGAGGGATATTCTCAAGTATCAGGATGATCCGGACTCTCCGCATGGAGACTGGGAGACGCCCAGGAGTGGTTCGGAAGGTCTTACTGCCGTCCAGACGCGTCCAAGGGCTCGGTCTATGGAACTGGGCCAGGCTTTGGAGCCGCGGAGTATGTCTCTTTCTTGCCTTTGCTCTGGATCTTCGCTGACATATTGTCTAGAAACACGCCTGCCTGACAAAGAGAGGGTCTCGGCTAGTGTTGGAGTTCTTCAGACCGTTGTCCGCTTTTTGTCAGACATGCACAGTCGGTCGGCCAGCTTCAGAGATTTTGCCCTTAACTCTGAATACGTTCGCCTCCTTTTCTCGGCATTGTaccccatcatcgtcagcGCCGATCCCGTTACCCCCGATACTGAGCTCAACTCCAAAGACTCGATCCTCACATTTGAGGGAGGCGATGTGCTTATCAGGCCGGTTCCCGGCTCTTCGACTACGGCCACTCCAATCATTCGAACCGCAAACGCAGGACAAATGGACGGGTCACCGTCGTCTGTACAGGGTCGCGGTACTCCTCTGCGGCGACCTTCCTCGTTCATATTGGTGGCatcacaacagcagcagccactcTCCCCACCCATCCCCGCTCGTCTCAGCCATGTCATGTCGCCAAAGAAGCGGGTAAATACGCAGAAAGTCAGCAACGTGGTACTCGAGGGAGTGCTggagctcatcatcaacgtCTTCACTGATCAGCTGCTCGTTCGAAAAGAATTTCCTGGTTTTGGTCTCTTCTTGAAGGTTCCTCCCGGCTTTCAGGAACATCAGGCCTACTTTGAGACGTATGTTCTTCGTAATGTTATCACCCACCTGAAAAACACCATTCAGCTCGAGCAAAAGACCCTTCTCGAGCCGAGGATTCTGCAGAACATGTCTCGGTTGAACATTCACATGGTGGAAGCGATCTTTGAGGGGTGGTTCATGAATGGAGCAGAGACGATGATTGACTTTGCCGGGACTTTGCTGGAGTACCTGCTGCGACCTGACATCTCGTCTTTGAAGAGCGTCCGTCTTTGCAGCTCGGCGGTGGCAACGATCAGGGCATGCTTCTTGAAGCTGACGCTTTTGCGGCTGTCGGACATGGATGATCCGCAGTGCCAGGATGCGGATGCTGTTGCTAGTATAGGGCAGCTGATGTACTGGCAGACTGTGCTGCTCAACTGTCTgcaggtggaggatgataACATGAAGCTGTTGTGGTATCAACTTTACAACAAGCTGGTTGATATGAGAGAGCAAGTTCGGATGATCGCTGCGACGGTGTGGCGAATCATGCTGGTGCAAAAGCCGGAGGAGGCCTCGGTTTTGTTCAGGCAGATCATGACGCCTGATCAGCAGCATCTGACGAGGGGATTCAGAAAACTGACTGAGCTGGATGACAATGCGTTTTTGGAATGGGTTGATCAGCATCGGCCTTCATTGGATGTGTTGTTTGTCGGGGGGATTTCCAAGACGTGGGAGGAGTTTGTTGGTGGGGAGAATCAGCGGTACAATGACActgcgaggacgaggttgaggaacCGGAAGGAGAAGTTGAAGCAGTGGCATGCtgagttgagggagagggagaacGTGCTGCTGAGGCATGAGATGGCGAACAGCGCGTGGATGAAGAGTATTTACTTCACTGAGCACTTCAAGTACCAGAGGCACTTGCAAGACCAACAAGATGACAACGCGTTCTTGGCGTGGACGTTTAGCAAGATGGACAGGGACTTGAGGAGGCCGGGAGCGGTGTTTGCAGAGAGGCAGGAGATTAAGTGGAAGCTGGATCGGACGGAGGGGAGGAAcaggatgaggttgaggttgttgcccGAGTATCCTGATCAGCATAGGGAGTATAGGCCGAAGAGGGGGGATAATTCGGGTCTGAAGCTGAATACGGGGTTGGCGGGGGGTCGACAGTCGAGCATTGGGATGACGCCGGCCAGTTCGACGCCGCCGAtcgaggctggggaggaggaggatactgctgaggaaggggaggaggtggtgaatgggaaggggttggatcGGCAGGGGGTGACGCCGGAGGATGACTttgagctggtggaggatCCGAATGATccggatggggatgataaTTTTGAGGACAAGAACAGgaaggtgatgaggaggttgcaGCAGGGGGATTCGGTGCAGAATGTCTTCAACATTTCCAGGATCATTGGACTGGATGCCTCGGAGGGGATCTTGATTGTTGGGAAGGAGGCGCTGTATCTCATGGACAGCTTGTTTCAAAGTGCCGATGGCGAGATCATCAACGTATGGCAAGCACCGCCGGAGGAGCGAGATCCGTTTTCCATCATCATTGCTGGCAAGAAGGCGGATGAGGCGCGCCAGGAGCAGAGCCGTGCTGGTTCGGAATCGCGCAGCTGGAAGTGGCGGGAAGTTCTGATGCTGTCCAAGAGACGGTTCCTCTTCCGGGATGTGGCCATCGAAATGTTCTTCACTGATGGCCGCAGTTATCTGCTTACGGCTATCAACTCGACGATGAGAGACGAGATTTATGCCAGGCTTACCGCCAAGGTGCCGCATAATAGCAACCCGAGTTTGCTGCCGAATCCGGAGGATGCCTGGAGATTGGAGGCTCTCAAGTTCACCGAGGAGGCACCGCAAACGCTAGGGGCCAAGTTTGGCAGCATTTTCAACTCGTCGGGGTGGAACCCGCTGATGAAGAGGTGGCAGAAGGGAGAGATATCCAACTTTCACTATCTGATGCTGGTCAACACCATGGCGGGCAGAACGTTCAACGATCTGACGCAATATCCGGTTTTCCCGTGGGTGTTGGCGGATTATACGAGTGAGGAGCTGGACTTGAATAATCCTGCGACGTTCAGGGATTTGTCCAAGCCGATGGGCGCGCAGAATCCTAGTCGGGCGGCGGATTTCAACATGAGGTACAAGAGCCTGGCCGAGATTGGGGAGACGCCGTTTCATTATGGGACGCATTACTCGTCTGCGATGATCGTGTCGTCGTATTTGATTCGGTTGCCGCCGTTTGTGCAGTCTTACATACTGCTGCAGGGTGGGACGTTTGATCACCCTGATCGGTTGTTTTTCTCCATCGAGGGGACTTggacgtcgtcgtcgaagGATAACGGGTCGGACGTGAGGGAGCTGATTCCTGAGTTCTTTTACCTTCCGGACTTTTTGACGAATGTCAATGGTTACAACTTTGGTGAACGCCAAGGTGGCCAGGGGAAGGTGGACAATGTCATCCTGCCCCCTTGGGCCAAGGGCGATCCCAAGATCTTCATAGCCAAACACCGTGAGGCTCTCGAGTCTCCCCATGTGAGCCAGCACCTCCACAAATGGATCGATCTCATCTTTGGGTACAAGCAGCGCGGAGAAGCCGCGGTGGAAAACTTGAATGTCTTCCACCATCTCTCTTACAAGGGCGCCAGAGATTTGGATGACATTGTCGACCCTCAGGAACGTGCCATTACTACGGGCATCATCCACAATTTTGGCCAGACCCCCCACCAAGTCTTTACTCGGCCACACCCCGCCAGGGAATACGACCGCTGCCCGATCAAGCGGTTGGAcacctccatctccgcccTGACTAAACTCCCCTACCCGCTGCTGGAAAGCCACGAACGGGTGTCGTCATTGATTTACGTCCAGAAATACGACCGGCTGCTTTGCGCCTCCCCGTTCAggatcaacctccccccgtTCTACGACAAGTTTGTCGAATGGGGTTATGCGGATAACTCGGTCAGGTTCTTCTTTAGCGACAACCGCCGTTTGGCGGGGCTGCACGAGAATCTGCACATAGGGCAGATATCAACCCTCACATTTGCAGACAGCAAAACGCTGATCACGGCCGGGGAGGACTGTGTCGTTTCTGTCTACAACGTGCAGACATCCCCCGGAAAACCGGTGGAACTGCAGCAGAGGTCGAGCTTATTCGGGCACAAGACTCCGGTCACCAACATCGCGGTGGCGAAGGCGTTTTCGACGATTGTGACGGTATCGCAAGATGGGGTTGCGTTTCTTTGGGATCTGAACAGGTTGGAGTTCATCAGACGgttgccgatgccgatgaggggggtgggacaGCAGGTCGAGTGTGTGGCTGTGAATGACACGACGGGGAACATTATGGTTTGTGTTGGGCAGAGCGTGGTGTTGTTTACGGTGAATGGGGAGGTGATTTTGGATCAGAATgtatgtggtggtggtggggggggcgagggggaggtgacggATGATTACGTGCATAGCTGTGCGTTTTATGAGGGGTCGGGGGGGAATGAGTGGTTGGAGAATCAGTTGGTTTTTACGGGGCAtaagagggggagggtgaataTTTGGAGGAAGACGGTTAgcaaggaggggaggtgggtgctggagtggatgaggaggttggatcATGTGAATCAGGGGAAGATGACGagtgagaggggggagaatgtggaggcggcggtgacGTGTATTGCGCCtatggagaggttggtgtatacgggcgatgatgatgggagggtggttagttttcctttttttttttccccctgATATTGATGATAAGCTAACGGTGGTGATAGTATGAATGGAATCTGGTCCAACGAGAGAGGTGAGTCAGGGCTGGGTTTGATCGGCACAAGCGGACAATCAATATGAAATAAAGGCCACGGGGAGATGGTCAGAAAGGAGAGAAGAcaggggggttggttggtttaGCGCCAAGGAGTGGGTGGTCACTCATGCCATCACCATTGTCATTACATTTCCAGCGAAGTGTCTGAATTAGACTTGATAGATATTTGGATGTGTCCTgcggaaaaaaaaaagaaaaccttTAATTTCTTACCCGTTCTGCAATATGGCTTTTGGTTTACCGGTTTTATGACCTCATATCTTTGAAAACACGTCTATTCGTATTAGACCGCCCTCTCTGCCCGTTTATAAACGCCAATATGCACAATTGATACAGCTTCTCTTTTCCACTCTTTCTGTCTGTCTCCATTGCTCCCTCTCTCGGACTGGACCTCATGTACGCCCATCATATCGTATCGGTTTTTCGGTTCCAATGTTCAATCCCCTCTTCTACCTCCCATCCCTCAGCTTCCCTGATGTTTCCTTCTCGGTTCATTCGTCTCGTCCCATTACTCCGTCTCGTCACCGTATCCCGTcaacttcttcctcggcgTAGTTGGCACTATTATCAGACACTGATTAGCACAGGACCCAATGTCTATTGTTGTGCAAGAGTATATACCGGGATAAGTCATGGGGATCTGAGGCGCGTCATAGTCGCCCAGGGCGCGGCGGACAGGAGGGACAACGATGAGGTGCAGAGGGCCGAAGCCGGCGATGACGCAGGACCAGAAGAGGGAAGGGCGCTCGCGGGCGGCCCAGCGGCAGTatttgaggggggtggccCAGAAGCGGGGGGTTGCGCCGGAcatttttgtttgtttctttccTCTGCTTCGCCCTTAGTTAGCCAATTGCGGGTGTTTGTATAGGTTGTGGTGGCATGAACAtacgggtggtggtttgggctCGACCTGACCTGGGGGGTGGGAGCTTTCGAAGCTACTtgggctggggtggtgggagcttCAATTGATGGCCGGTGAAACTGCGGGTAATTCTTACAGAGCACTGAGCAGAGTAGGGGCCCCGCAGTCTCCAATGTTTAAAGGTGGGTCTGGCATCAACGGGGCAGGGGGCGGGTAGAAGTTGGGGTCTTGGCAAGGCTACGTATGCTGAATTGGTGATTATTAGCTGTGGTACCtaaagctgctgctgttgctgcgcGCCCGTGGCATCAACTTCGACAACTATACAACAAATGGATCGATCGCCCAAGATGTTACGGTCAACATCGCCGCTCCTTTCGTTATTTGCTTTCCTGCTATGCTGGGGGGCTGCGCTTGTGTCGGCTGTTAGCACCTCCGGCAACAGGTTGCTGGCTGTGTTTGATGAAGTGGGCGAGAAGGAGAATTATAGCAAGTTTTTGGGCGATTTAGAGGGTATGTTTGCAGAGGATGGACTGGGAATGGGATAGGGAGCTGGGATGCTGATCAATTGGTTGTGAATTACAGGCAGAGGATTCCAAATCACATATGAGACCCCCAAGAGCGAgtccctcgtcctcttccacctcggcGAACGAGCTTATGATCATGTCATCTTCTTCCCGACCAAGACAAAGGGTATGCTATTCTCTTGTTTCCTCTCCAAACATACCCCATTACTGACACCATGCGCTTTTAGGACTCGGCCCCAACCTGACGCCCCAAATTCTCGTCAACTTCCTCAACGCCAAGGGCAACATCCTccacaccctctcctccgagACtacaacccccaacaccctcgtctccctcctcgccgagctcgacatcaccctccccactgAACGCACCGGCCTCGTGGTCGACCACTTCTCCTACGAtaccctctccgccgccgaAACCCACGATGTTCTcgccctccctccacccgTCCCAGTGCGCAGTGatatctcccccctcttctccgccGGCGCCCCCAAAgacgccctcctcgccttcccccACGGCGTTGGCGCTGTCCTCGGCCCCCGCGAGCATCTgacccccatcctccgcgCCCCCAAGACCGCCTACTCCTACAACCCCAAGGAGCATGCCGACGTCCTCGATGCCGCCGACCTCTTTGCCGCCGGCCAGCAGCTCTCCCTCGTCACCGCTTTCCAAGCGATCAACTCTGCCCGTTTTGTCCTTCTCGGTTCTGCCGAAATGCTCCAAGACAAGTGGTTCGTCACCGAGATCGCCGCCCCAGGTGGTAAATCCGTCAAGACCTTCAACCGCGAGTTCGCCAAGCGTGTCTCCGCCTGGGCGTTCCAGGAGTTGGGTGTTTTGAGGGTGAACTGGATCGAGCACCACCTCAACGAGGTGGCTGCTGTTAACGAGTCAAACCCCCATATCTACAGGGTAAAGAATGATGTTGTATgtatcccccccccctcccccctatGTAACCCACCTCTTATCATCAACTAACAATGGCGATAATGCAAGACCtacaccatctccctctcggAATACGCCTATGACAAGTggacctccttctccctccccgccaacgACGTCCTCCAGCTCGAGTTCTCCATgctctcccccttccaccgcTTGCGTCTGACCCTCGACGAGACCCGCTCCACCCCCGAAGCCTCGGCTTACACCGTCTCGTTCAAACTCCCCGATCAGCACGGCATCTTCAACTTCAAGGTCAATTACAAGcgccccttcttcaccaacgtcgaggagaagaacaCTGTGTCTGTCAGACACATGGCCCACGACGAGTGGCCCCGCAGCTTTGTCATTAGCGGTGCCTGGCCTTGGATTGCGGGCATCGGCGCGACGGTGAgcgggtgggtggtgtttgttgcTTTGTGGATGTACAGTGCCCCTACGGATAAGAAGGTGGGGAGCAAAAAGACCAACTAGATATGGGGGGGAAGTGATGTAATGGGTGGGTGATTGAAAAAAAACAAGgtctttttttatttaaattatcTATGTACAACTGTGGTTGATTTGTTTAGGTTTTCGTTGGAGCATGCAAAAAAATACACTGGCGAGGCGTCAAAGTCTAGGTCTGAGAATATATTGCAATGAACCTGAACATGTCTGGAACTGATATTATGAAACTCCTACCCAAGCCCATGACCATAATGCTATCTAGACTGGAGTCAGAGCTCGCTTGAGCCTCAAGCCATCCACCAACTGCACATTCAGAAACGACACACACAAAACCAAACATATCAATAATGCCCTCAGATTAGCTCTCTTCTGTTCCCACTGACAACCTGACAATCCACGCTCGGTAGAGAGACAGTGGAAAAGCGTCGGCTACCTGCAAATTTGGCTTTTTGGATACCTTTGGTCATCACCAGGCATGCGTCTGGTTTGGTTTTgatttggttttggttttgggggtaCAAAAAGAATACCTTGTTTCTTCTCAAAAAGTAACTTTGCGAAGATAAGAAAGAAATTGAGAAAGGAGAGTCGACAGAATGAGAATGGAAAAGCATTCACCCTCCACCTAGTCCATCTAACCAGGGCAGAACACACTCTTGGGATTTTTTGAGCCAAGTGAAAAAGGGGGTCTTCCGATCTCTGGCTTACGCTACTGGCGTTCACGTCCACCAGTGAGGGTCGATATGGCACCTTTTGCAGCGATATCTTCTGCCCAACAGGTCATTTCTTCGCCGTGGAACAAAACACACCGGATCCAGGTGGGGCAAGGACGACAGGGTCCTGTGTGAAAACACTACTGGCTACCGGAGATCGCCAGtgtggggggaggaaagaTGGGAGTCGGTGAAAGAGTGTGGCCTGCCTTGAGCCAATAGACAAGATGGCGATGGTTGCTGTGGTGCTGATGGATGCCGGCCTGTGACTTTACAGACAGGCTGCTCGATGGCCGAAGTGAAGGAATGTTAAACTGAAACAGTGTGGTATTTGGTGGAAGCTTCTCTCTCCCATTTCCTCGCCTTTGAACCAACCCTTGAAACCAAGCACGATTGCGAGCCGCTCCGATTGAAAACTACTTTTGTAACCGTCACTGGTGCTGCGCTGACATGTCTCCTGATTGCTTCTTTTCAGAAACTCAAAAGTTGACACGGGGCGCACCTCTAGAAATTGCTAATTGTCGTCATAGCGGCTTGGCTTCTTGTAACGAGAACcgaaagggaaagggaggcgagggagaagaggtgaTGTGTGCCATATGAAAACGATGTTCGTGCAAGGCTGCTCAGATATCCGTTCTTGATTATTCATGGTCTCCCAAACCCTCTAGTAAGGGCTGGATGAGTCGGAAGGTCGGGTTTAGCTCGTCCCTGATGTTTCTTCATGGCAGGATATGTGTGTGAAGGAGGGTTGTTTGCTCTTGAATAACCAAAGCTGTCAGTAGACATCACTTGATGTTCCCTGTTGGCTTGAAGATGAAAGATTGTGGTGAAATCGATCCCATCTCAAAAACGAGATCCATCTGCCGTTATAATAGAAAGAGACCGAGGCAGTCGTGACGGTTGTCCAAGGTCATGAAGTCGAGGCATGGTTAGAGGTAACCGCCCGCCTGAAGAGGGGTGCGCAGCTTGATAGCAGAACCGCTTGATCAGATCGTAACGAGATCTTGATCGCGTTGTTGGATGATAAAGAAAACTATTAGAATAACAAGAAGAAACGCGGGAGATGATGCTGAAGCTATGCCTTCAGATGTGACGAGAAGGCAGGCCGCAGTGAGGTCGATGTGAAGCTCCAACCGCTGATGAGAATGGAATGAGGTCGCAGGAAGAGTTGAGCTGGAAGAAACGCGCTGAAGACGCTCGAGCCACAGCGCGGTACCGCCACAACCGCGCTAGCCCGCTCTAAAACCAACCTCCATCCATAAGGCTGTGAATTTCTATGTCAGGCTGTGCGCGCGCATCTTGAATATATCAGCGACACCATCACTAGCGACGCCAACTTCGCGGTCGCTTTCTCTACCACtccccacaacaccacactCAACTAACAAACCAGGCCAGCGCCAATTCTTCAAAATGGTCAGTACataacccccctcaacaataCTACATGGCAGCTCGCTGACCGttacccccctccacccaggCGCGCAACTCCGAAAAAGCCCAGTCCATGCTCTTCCGCTTCCGCGAAGCCCAAGCCGCCGACCTCGGAATCATCGACGCAGGCCGAACCCGCCGTCCCCGCGCCATCACCGAGCAAACATCCATCCCCGCCTGCGAGAAATGGCGTGGCCAGGTCCTCAAAGAAATCTCCCGCAAGGTCTCCCGAATCCAAGACATCTCTCTCTCCGACTACCAAATCCGCGACCTGAACGATGAGATCAACAAGCTCATGCGGGAGAAACACATGTGGGAGATCCAAATCAAGAACCTGGGCGGGCCGAATTACatgaggggtggggggaaggtGTATGATGAGGCTGGGAGGGAGATTCAaggtggtgggaaggggtaTAGGTATTTTGGACGGGCGAAGGAGCTGCCGGGGGTGAAAGAGCTGTTTGAGGCGGCgacgaagaaaagggaagaggaggagaagccgttggaggagaggatggattTGAATAGGAGGAACGTGGATGCGGGGTATTATGGTTATGCgcctggggaggaggatgagctgTTGCTGGAGTATGAGAAattcaaggagaaggaggcgttTGAGGCGCTGAGGAAGGCGGGGAACAAAGAGGCACCGCCGGGGTGGGAGCCATTGCCGGGTGAtattggggatgggggagtgTGGGAGTTGCCGACGTTGGATGAGGTGCAGCAGGAGCTGATTgacaggaggagggcgaggttgttggatAAATTACAGTAAATCGGCGTTGGAGAGGTGGGCTAGTGGATATTGTTGGTATTTCGACATCTTCATGGTTATGTCTGGCGTTCAGGGGCACACAGGGCGGACTATGAGGGTTTCTCTGCCAAAATGACTTTCCAAAGTTTCTGTGTATTATCTTCATTAGGTGTAATTGTATATCCCGCACCAACAATCATTATGCATGCAACCAAACGGACTCCGAATACTGTGTGGTTGCCTCAACTGATACCATGCCATAACAACGTAAAATGCGTAAACATCCATACTGTATGTGCTCCAATGTCTTGAATAAACGCCCTCGCATAACGAATGTCCTCCCAAAACAATTAACACTTCGCCGGCCAATTGTCCTCGATCCACCCGGCGAAAAGCTCCGTAAACGTCCCCTCAACATACAAACTGACGTCCTTATCAGTATACACGGCTCCGCTAAACTTcaacgccatcaacacccaagGTTGAATAAAGTCGAAGAACACCAAATCAACCGTCTCTGGCTCGCCCTCTTCCGGGAACGACAGCTCGCTCTGGATGCAGTTGGGGACCACGTAGAAGTTGATCCTCGAGTGGAGGGCGTCGTCACCATCGTCGCCGATATCATCCCGGGTGGTGTATCCCTCAACCAAAAAGGGCTCCTCATGCCCATGCTGACCCATTGGCTTCTGGATACCGTCTTCGGAGAAAGGGTTGG is a window of Podospora pseudopauciseta strain CBS 411.78 chromosome 1, whole genome shotgun sequence DNA encoding:
- the BPH1 gene encoding Beige protein-like 1 (EggNog:ENOG503NWIJ; COG:T; COG:U) — its product is MLAVRSRRYRSSTSASTIQTSKAAEVLQRLLRQLSETANSRSADGYPGIEDLLEQIRQIHQYVAAAQPPSQPQDDFRHLNGFQTLLEVLRSFSGFYNIQKRSKDERRGIFDLLHVILATVSAAFRGHPGNRRYFQDRVDGGGWESLEQIIASIGVGGGESDLWTNCQLFGKLLSFTLDDQRLDELCRSVASSSMASRPTSAPGTDDQGESPTPIADNTKESQGQLDSLEAIEARLAQILGPNTVVQNAEIIRTVVGFWESIPRTKGAPPDLASMIVLITLSSVGSASLFNLTALHGTGMLSRLLRLLFSSERILTEAETEKALPLSKSLMYLGVDQLADAQFLLCNRGEDVSEFCLDMTEKNNGPPFIQFDLSLHGHSSVELPNLGRPFPPHSSAGYTFAAWVRVDRFDPHSHTTLFGVFDSTQTCFLLAYLERDTKNFILQTSVTSSRPSVRFKTVSFKEKRWYHIAIVHRRPKALAASKASLYVNGEFAEQIRSAYPNPPPISNTSTESFASFASSSHKTNPVQAFLGTPRDLATQVGPGLVHSKWSLASAQMFEDVLSDDFLAVHYRLGPRYQGNFQDCLGGFQTYEASAALGLRNELFHPGKDENSDILRAIRDKASSIVPEQKVLLSILPRAVFRTDGKFMDSSLFRSLSRNSAGSLFHTTTKTGVSVAINAAVPCINDALIRMNGVSLLVGDPVLTTPYYFDDNFWRLGGFTPVVLKLVERATTPQDLLRSVEMTFHCIEKSWRNSEAMERDNGYAILSMLLRAKLGYGIPASDSVSQSWRLAVTNEARDRLSFQLLSLVLSFVGYKHADPIESFVVNPLAYRILLIDPDTWRKAAPITQELYYKQFVTFAVKSKHHQFNSKRLLRMRIIKRLLDALKAETISEDILPHFMASFESLVKCNFNAEVHRSLALFITYAFHTPAGSLPRTPKPISRAGTPSLSNLRRPVPVETGPSSSNGPSRLLTKKQLGIKFLEMYTRFLCEKTNPADIRKFAKTVTNKWLLYLLAEDDPEIVVHGCKILARLIVSQPTTYTTKFSTRSGGFHIMAHRLKQWWDIATLWPILFSILFGYDVANINFDKSFDFFSLLEIFGNRHVVFPDVLPVIISMLQHGLRDILKYQDDPDSPHGDWETPRSGSEGLTAVQTRPRARSMELGQALEPRKTRLPDKERVSASVGVLQTVVRFLSDMHSRSASFRDFALNSEYVRLLFSALYPIIVSADPVTPDTELNSKDSILTFEGGDVLIRPVPGSSTTATPIIRTANAGQMDGSPSSVQGRGTPLRRPSSFILVASQQQQPLSPPIPARLSHVMSPKKRVNTQKVSNVVLEGVLELIINVFTDQLLVRKEFPGFGLFLKVPPGFQEHQAYFETYVLRNVITHLKNTIQLEQKTLLEPRILQNMSRLNIHMVEAIFEGWFMNGAETMIDFAGTLLEYLLRPDISSLKSVRLCSSAVATIRACFLKLTLLRLSDMDDPQCQDADAVASIGQLMYWQTVLLNCLQVEDDNMKLLWYQLYNKLVDMREQVRMIAATVWRIMLVQKPEEASVLFRQIMTPDQQHLTRGFRKLTELDDNAFLEWVDQHRPSLDVLFVGGISKTWEEFVGGENQRYNDTARTRLRNRKEKLKQWHAELRERENVLLRHEMANSAWMKSIYFTEHFKYQRHLQDQQDDNAFLAWTFSKMDRDLRRPGAVFAERQEIKWKLDRTEGRNRMRLRLLPEYPDQHREYRPKRGDNSGLKLNTGLAGGRQSSIGMTPASSTPPIEAGEEEDTAEEGEEVVNGKGLDRQGVTPEDDFELVEDPNDPDGDDNFEDKNRKVMRRLQQGDSVQNVFNISRIIGLDASEGILIVGKEALYLMDSLFQSADGEIINVWQAPPEERDPFSIIIAGKKADEARQEQSRAGSESRSWKWREVLMLSKRRFLFRDVAIEMFFTDGRSYLLTAINSTMRDEIYARLTAKVPHNSNPSLLPNPEDAWRLEALKFTEEAPQTLGAKFGSIFNSSGWNPLMKRWQKGEISNFHYLMLVNTMAGRTFNDLTQYPVFPWVLADYTSEELDLNNPATFRDLSKPMGAQNPSRAADFNMRYKSLAEIGETPFHYGTHYSSAMIVSSYLIRLPPFVQSYILLQGGTFDHPDRLFFSIEGTWTSSSKDNGSDVRELIPEFFYLPDFLTNVNGYNFGERQGGQGKVDNVILPPWAKGDPKIFIAKHREALESPHVSQHLHKWIDLIFGYKQRGEAAVENLNVFHHLSYKGARDLDDIVDPQERAITTGIIHNFGQTPHQVFTRPHPAREYDRCPIKRLDTSISALTKLPYPLLESHERVSSLIYVQKYDRLLCASPFRINLPPFYDKFVEWGYADNSVRFFFSDNRRLAGLHENLHIGQISTLTFADSKTLITAGEDCVVSVYNVQTSPGKPVELQQRSSLFGHKTPVTNIAVAKAFSTIVTVSQDGVAFLWDLNRLEFIRRLPMPMRGVGQQVECVAVNDTTGNIMVCVGQSVVLFTVNGEVILDQNVCGGGGGGEGEVTDDYVHSCAFYEGSGGNEWLENQLVFTGHKRGRVNIWRKTVSKEGRWVLEWMRRLDHVNQGKMTSERGENVEAAVTCIAPMERLVYTGDDDGRVYEWNLVQRER